In Planctomycetota bacterium, a single window of DNA contains:
- a CDS encoding TIM barrel protein has protein sequence MKHAVVAMDTFFHGASPGYPLRTRLEMIKAAGFDAGYFTNWPTSAADAERQQLASTAQAVGFDIAAVYAAIDLAEGHDACLRRVEAIARDLPEGADFELALKHGVPGSDQSSPDDPKHDEKAVRLVLALAERTDATICLYPHVRVWMQRHATALRVVEACEHPRVKIMFCGYHWYAADDRDGLDTLVPKLAPHLHAINLCGVAVRGEAASILPLGDGQMDNAMVLGRLRSLGFEDRIAIQGYSLRGDVFARLQQARVASEQLVQQVEAHAAWYTAE, from the coding sequence ATGAAGCATGCAGTCGTCGCGATGGACACGTTTTTCCACGGCGCCTCGCCGGGCTATCCGCTGCGGACGCGTCTGGAGATGATAAAGGCTGCGGGTTTCGACGCGGGGTACTTCACGAACTGGCCGACGTCCGCCGCCGATGCGGAGCGGCAGCAGTTGGCGTCAACCGCACAGGCGGTCGGCTTCGACATTGCAGCCGTCTATGCGGCGATTGATCTGGCCGAGGGTCACGACGCCTGCCTTCGTCGGGTTGAAGCGATCGCGCGGGATCTGCCCGAGGGTGCCGACTTCGAGCTCGCGCTGAAACACGGCGTGCCGGGTTCTGATCAGTCCAGCCCCGACGATCCGAAGCACGACGAGAAGGCCGTCAGACTCGTGCTGGCCCTGGCAGAACGCACCGATGCGACCATCTGCCTTTACCCGCACGTGCGCGTCTGGATGCAGCGGCACGCGACAGCGCTCCGCGTAGTCGAAGCCTGCGAGCACCCACGCGTGAAAATCATGTTCTGCGGCTACCACTGGTACGCCGCCGACGATCGAGACGGGCTGGACACACTGGTGCCGAAGCTGGCTCCGCACCTGCACGCGATCAATCTCTGCGGCGTTGCGGTCCGCGGCGAGGCTGCGTCCATCCTTCCTCTCGGCGATGGACAGATGGACAACGCGATGGTGCTGGGCCGTCTTCGAAGTCTCGGCTTCGAAGACCGCATCGCGATCCAGGGCTACAGCCTGCGCGGTGACGTCTTCGCACGCCTGCAACAGGCACGGGTGGCTTCCGAACAGCTGGTCCAGCAGGTGGAAGCGCACGCGGCGTGGTACACGGCGGAATGA
- a CDS encoding phosphoribosyl-AMP cyclohydrolase translates to MTTTFRTSSAILAIAAASYFAVGCATSSNAHEHDHSMSKVTKADVIAAQQAWGEGIVAISKVHSDGGDFEARATEHINELYAYGMTDVMFKPTLAAEDQFRETFDEALSYFIGADGTEDKGFAISGWTNVRWESNGIYVGGNDATAMGNYYFKKPDGSETKVEYTFGYVLDEDGNLRINLHHSSLPFSPS, encoded by the coding sequence ATGACCACCACGTTCCGCACGTCTTCTGCCATTCTTGCCATTGCGGCAGCCTCTTACTTCGCTGTCGGTTGCGCGACCAGCAGCAACGCTCACGAGCACGATCACAGCATGTCGAAGGTCACCAAGGCCGACGTCATCGCTGCTCAGCAGGCCTGGGGCGAGGGCATTGTCGCCATTTCCAAGGTGCACAGCGATGGCGGTGACTTCGAAGCCCGCGCGACCGAACACATCAACGAGCTATACGCCTACGGCATGACCGACGTCATGTTCAAGCCGACGCTCGCCGCTGAGGACCAGTTCCGCGAGACCTTCGACGAAGCGCTCAGCTACTTCATCGGTGCCGACGGCACCGAGGACAAGGGCTTTGCCATCAGCGGCTGGACCAACGTCCGCTGGGAAAGCAACGGGATCTACGTCGGCGGCAACGACGCCACGGCCATGGGCAACTACTACTTTAAGAAGCCCGACGGCTCGGAGACCAAGGTCGAGTACACCTTCGGCTACGTCCTGGATGAGGACGGCAACCTCCGCATCAACCTGCACCACTCGTCGCTCCCGTTCTCGCCGAGCTGA